One stretch of Euphorbia lathyris chromosome 7, ddEupLath1.1, whole genome shotgun sequence DNA includes these proteins:
- the LOC136235753 gene encoding proteasome subunit alpha type-1-A-like, protein MFRNQYDTDVTTWSPAGRLFQVEYAMEAVKQGSAAIGLRSKTHVVLACVNKANSELSSHQKKIFKVDDHIGVAIAGLTADGRVLSRYMRSECINYNFTYESPLPVGRLVVQLADKAQVCTQRSWKRPFGVGLLVAGLDESGAHLYYNCPSGNYFEYQAFAIGSRSQAAKTYLERKFENFMESSRDDLVKDALIAVRETLQGETLKSSICTVAVVGVGEAFHILDQETVQQLIDGFEIVVEPPAAEPDADAAPIIEEGAGAAAGAEGGAPAADQGVAPMDI, encoded by the exons ATGTTTAGGAATCAATACGACACTGATGTCACCACTTGGAGCCCCGCCGGTCGCCTTTTTCAGGTCGAGTATGCAATGGAAGCGGTAAAGCAGGGTTCGGCGGCGATTGGACTCCGATCCAAGACCCATGTAGTTCTCGCCTGTGTTAATAAGGCTAACTCTGAGCTCTCCTCCCATCAGAAGAAGATCTTCAAGGTCGATGACCACATTGGTGTCGCTATCGCTGGCCTTACCGCTGACGGTCGTGTTCTCTCTCGGTATATGCGATCCGAATGCATTAACTATAATTTCACTTATGAATCTCCATTACCGGTTGGTCGCCTCgttgttcagctcgcagataAGGCTCAG GTCTGCACCCAGCGATCATGGAAAAGACCTTTTGGCGTTGGTCTTCTAGTAGCTGGCTTGGATGAATCTGGAGCTCACCTTTACTATAATTGCCCTAGCGGTAACTACTTTGAGTACCAGGCTTTTGCTATTGGATCTCGTTCACAAGCTGCAAAGACATACTTGGAACGCAAATTTGAGAACTTCATGGAATCTTCGCGCGATGATCTGGTAAAAGACGCTCTGATAGCAGTTAGAGAAACCTTGCAAGGAGAAACACTCAAGAGTTCTATCTGTACTGTTGCCGTAGTAGGAGTTGGAGAGGCATTCCATATACTAGATCAGGAAACTGTTCAGCAGTTAATTGATGGATTTGAGATTGTTGTTGAACCACCAGCTGCTGAACCTGATGCTGATGCTGCACCTATTATAGAGGAAGGTGCGGGTGCGGCTGCAGGTGCGGAGGGGGGTGCTCCTGCTGCTGACCAAGGTGTAGCT